The following proteins come from a genomic window of Rutidosis leptorrhynchoides isolate AG116_Rl617_1_P2 chromosome 10, CSIRO_AGI_Rlap_v1, whole genome shotgun sequence:
- the LOC139870823 gene encoding uncharacterized protein → MIHKWQVRQRRKAETLEEWKQELIDFPSLFNTNPSDAPVIIEARIANCIVGEIYTDTGKEQISCTSIILYNYHTLIPLASFANDPSWSKGSILLEVVLGKSPYKRTAHNEFLVVKANSQYNVNFSHSAIITFRAVSSTVHGMMKFPTPAGIATLYAKRGRKIECVQINRTTVKPIIHDDASVSPNPAFPDQKFIIGNILTKETREKLYNILAANLDVFAWQVSNMTGVPPHIADHKLNVDLNIPLVCQKKRGMASEQNKFLREEIRNLVDVGNLRKVKYQTWVANSIMVRKPDNTWRMCVDFIDINKACSKNNYPLPEID, encoded by the coding sequence ATGATACATAAGTGGCAAGTCAGACAACGGAGAAAAGCAGAAACTTTAGAAGAGTGGAAGCAAGAGTTAATTGATTTTCCTTCTTTGTTTAACACTAATCCGTCTGACGCTCCAGTAATTATTGAAGCTAGAATTGCAAATTGTATTGTCGGAGAAATATATACTGATACTGGAAAGGAGCAGATATCATGTACGAGCATTATATTGTACAATTATCACACACTTATTCCTTTGGCGAGTTTCGCCAATGATCCATCGTGGTCAAAAGGAAGCATACTCTTAGAAGTAGTATTAGGAAAGTCACCATATAAAAGAACAGCTCATAACGAGTTTCTTGTGGTAAAGGCGAATTCACAGTACAATGTCAATTTCAGTCATTCTGCAATCATAACTTTTAGAGCTGTATCATCAACAGTACATGGAATGATGAAGTTTCCCACACCAGCTGGAATAGCAACGCTATACGCTAAACGGGGAAGAAAAATTGAATGCGTGCAAATAAATCGAACAACTGTTAAACCAATCATTCATGATGATGCATCAGTTTCACCAAATCCAGCATTCCCAGACCAAAAATTCATTATTGGGAACATATTAACAAAAGAAACAAGAGAAAAACTTTACAATATTTTAGCAGCGAATTTAGATGTATTTGCATGGCAAGTTTCTAATATGACTGGAGTACCACCACATATTGCTGATCATAAGCTTAATGTGGATCTAAATATTCCACtggtttgtcaaaagaaaagaggcATGGCCTCTGAGCAGAATAAATTTCTTAGGGAAGAGATTCGAAATTTGGTAGATGTTGGAAATTTAAGAAAAGTCAAATATCAAACATGGGTAGCAAATTCAATAATGGTGAGAAAACCAGATAACACATGGAGGATGTGTGTGGATTTTATAGACATAAATAAAGCTTGTTCGAAGAATAATTATCCTTTGCCAGAAATAGATTAG